One part of the Bdellovibrio sp. KM01 genome encodes these proteins:
- a CDS encoding NUDIX hydrolase: protein MKHLEEKTLSSKRIFQGRFLKVEQDQVQAPDGKIYHREYIIHPGAAMMIPMLPNGNVIMVHQYRHAVKQVMLEFPAGKRDKGEDSLVTAKRELIEETGYSANEWKFLTPIHPVIGYSNEQIDLYLAKDLSKTEQRLDHGEFLEVVEVAPKDLMLLIQQGKLTDVKTQIGAFWLDKILREEWN from the coding sequence ATGAAGCATCTCGAAGAAAAAACTCTCTCATCGAAACGTATATTCCAGGGCCGATTTTTAAAAGTTGAGCAGGACCAAGTGCAGGCTCCCGATGGGAAGATTTATCATCGCGAGTACATTATTCATCCCGGCGCGGCCATGATGATTCCAATGTTGCCGAATGGGAACGTGATTATGGTTCATCAATATCGCCATGCTGTGAAGCAGGTGATGTTGGAGTTCCCTGCGGGCAAACGCGATAAGGGCGAGGACAGTTTAGTCACTGCCAAGCGCGAACTTATCGAAGAAACTGGATATTCTGCAAACGAGTGGAAATTTTTAACACCGATTCATCCAGTCATTGGGTATTCTAACGAGCAGATCGATCTGTATTTGGCAAAGGACCTTAGCAAGACTGAGCAACGTCTGGATCATGGTGAATTTTTGGAAGTGGTGGAAGTTGCTCCCAAGGATCTGATGTTGCTTATTCAGCAGGGTAAATTAACCGATGTGAAAACCCAGATAGGCGCCTTTTGGCTTGATAAAATTCTGCGCGAGGAGTGGAATTGA
- a CDS encoding UDP-2,3-diacylglucosamine diphosphatase codes for MEAWFISDIHLKSAEERNGQILLRFLRSLRQGDPAKVHLFMLGDIFDLWIGGSEFFGRKFQPLMDALKELREAGARITYIEGNHDVHVEGYFQKKLGVEVFVEAQYYEIDGLNVRVEHGDLINLNDIKYLKYRAIIRNPWVKPLKDVFPGRFWDYIGNRASKRSRERSGHYRHRNEEQLVTMIRNHTHRAYDEGPFDVIISGHMHVFDDSMVETHGRNVRSVNLGSWFEEHIKVFRIKDGICDWVTIS; via the coding sequence GTGGAAGCCTGGTTTATATCCGACATTCACTTGAAATCCGCAGAAGAGCGCAACGGGCAAATCCTGTTGCGCTTTTTGCGTTCTTTGCGACAGGGTGATCCTGCGAAAGTTCATCTTTTCATGTTGGGGGATATTTTCGATCTTTGGATCGGTGGCTCTGAGTTCTTTGGGCGCAAGTTCCAACCTTTGATGGATGCGCTGAAAGAATTGAGAGAGGCTGGTGCACGCATCACCTATATTGAAGGTAATCACGATGTTCACGTCGAAGGATACTTTCAGAAAAAATTGGGCGTCGAAGTTTTTGTCGAAGCTCAATACTACGAAATTGATGGTCTAAATGTGCGAGTTGAGCACGGAGATCTAATCAATCTAAATGACATCAAATACTTGAAATATCGCGCCATCATTCGCAATCCGTGGGTTAAGCCATTGAAAGACGTTTTCCCTGGACGTTTCTGGGATTACATCGGCAACCGTGCGAGTAAAAGAAGCCGTGAACGCAGTGGTCATTATCGCCACCGTAATGAAGAGCAACTGGTGACGATGATCCGTAATCATACTCACCGTGCTTACGACGAGGGACCTTTTGATGTCATTATCTCGGGCCATATGCATGTGTTTGATGACTCTATGGTCGAGACTCATGGCCGAAATGTCCGCTCTGTGAATTTAGGTTCGTGGTTCGAAGAACACATCAAAGTGTTCCGTATTAAAGATGGCATTTGCGACTGGGTCACGATTTCCTAG
- the ftsZ gene encoding cell division protein FtsZ, whose translation MFELEENINIGANIKVVGVGGGGSNAVSTMIASEMGGVEFIVANTDIQALNSHKASNKIQLGIDLTKGLGAGANPDVGRRAAIESYNEIVEKLEGSDMVFVTAGMGGGTGTGGAPIVAKIARELGALTIGVVTKPFLFEGKKRGKHADSGLQELKDNVDTLIVIPNQKLLTIAAEKTPLLDTFKKADEVLLQAVKGISDLINIRGLINLDFADIRTVMSSKGIAIMGTGSAKGENRAVEAATAAISSPLLENVKIDGATGIIVNITGGSELSLYEVNEATTLITEAAHEDAEIIFGAVIDETMGEEVRVTVIATGFDSHEVKLVNDMAQVNQMQNFLNQQTAQFGMNNMGMGMQMPQMPNMPQMPQFQMPQMPNMNQMPVMPTMPTMPVMPQQATPVELPPIAAVQSQVMNYTYQQQVEVPVTPGLPQQPVTETVTVPPVAQVTPQVAQQAAQSVAAQVPPQAQPQVMQQAPVQAQPAPEMATPIQPQVEGVSPRDLLLAKARAFKESQDLKNRHANPEQLSMNVDHEQQSLEEARRMAREVLSSPFSSQNLEVPAFIRKKQGFDLKQD comes from the coding sequence ATGTTTGAATTAGAAGAAAATATCAATATCGGTGCGAATATCAAAGTTGTAGGTGTCGGCGGTGGCGGTAGCAACGCTGTTTCTACAATGATCGCGTCTGAAATGGGCGGCGTTGAATTCATCGTGGCAAACACAGATATCCAAGCTTTGAACTCACACAAAGCATCTAACAAAATTCAATTGGGTATCGATTTGACAAAAGGTTTGGGCGCTGGCGCAAATCCAGATGTTGGTCGTCGTGCTGCGATCGAATCTTACAATGAAATCGTAGAAAAATTGGAAGGTTCTGACATGGTATTCGTAACTGCTGGTATGGGTGGTGGTACGGGTACGGGTGGTGCTCCTATCGTAGCGAAAATCGCTCGCGAATTGGGTGCTCTAACTATCGGTGTTGTGACTAAGCCATTCTTGTTCGAAGGTAAAAAACGCGGTAAGCACGCAGACTCTGGTCTTCAGGAACTAAAAGACAATGTTGATACATTGATCGTTATCCCGAACCAAAAACTTTTGACTATCGCAGCTGAAAAAACTCCTCTTTTGGATACTTTCAAAAAAGCTGACGAAGTGCTTTTGCAAGCGGTTAAAGGTATCTCTGATTTGATCAACATCCGTGGTTTGATCAACTTGGACTTCGCCGATATCCGCACCGTTATGTCTTCTAAAGGTATCGCGATCATGGGTACTGGTTCTGCTAAAGGTGAAAACCGCGCAGTAGAAGCCGCAACTGCAGCGATCTCTTCTCCACTTCTTGAAAATGTTAAAATTGATGGCGCAACTGGCATCATCGTTAACATCACTGGTGGTTCTGAACTTTCATTGTACGAAGTGAACGAAGCGACGACTTTGATCACTGAAGCAGCTCATGAAGACGCAGAAATCATCTTCGGTGCAGTTATCGATGAAACAATGGGTGAAGAAGTACGTGTGACTGTGATCGCAACTGGTTTCGATTCTCACGAAGTGAAACTTGTGAACGACATGGCTCAAGTAAACCAAATGCAAAACTTCTTGAACCAACAAACGGCACAATTTGGTATGAACAACATGGGCATGGGTATGCAAATGCCACAAATGCCTAACATGCCGCAAATGCCTCAGTTCCAGATGCCACAAATGCCTAACATGAATCAAATGCCTGTTATGCCGACAATGCCAACTATGCCGGTGATGCCTCAACAAGCTACACCAGTTGAACTTCCGCCTATCGCGGCAGTGCAGTCCCAAGTGATGAACTACACTTACCAGCAGCAAGTGGAAGTTCCGGTCACTCCGGGGTTACCCCAGCAACCGGTAACTGAAACTGTAACAGTTCCACCGGTAGCTCAAGTAACTCCGCAAGTTGCACAACAAGCAGCGCAGTCAGTGGCAGCACAAGTGCCTCCACAAGCTCAGCCGCAAGTTATGCAGCAAGCTCCGGTTCAGGCACAACCTGCTCCAGAGATGGCAACACCAATTCAACCACAAGTTGAAGGTGTTTCTCCTCGTGATTTGTTGTTGGCTAAGGCTCGCGCTTTCAAAGAAAGCCAAGACCTTAAAAACCGTCATGCAAATCCAGAACAGTTGTCTATGAACGTAGACCATGAACAACAATCATTGGAAGAAGCTCGTCGCATGGCACGTGAAGTGTTGAGCTCTCCATTCTCTTCTCAAAACCTGGAAGTACCTGCATTTATCCGCAAGAAACAAGGTTTTGATTTGAAACAAGACTAG
- a CDS encoding metallophosphoesterase has translation MRLSKSSALVLLVFLAACAHKPSDKAENLTYVGLADSKNSFVRTVAPKDGKCPTVQFAKAPGEVDVLPMQEAKFDSTTVCEANLPEGTKTVIVGERQISIPESPKRIIIFGDTGCRLKGNYFQDCNNPNEWPFARIVKAIDKENADLIVHVGDYHYRETCNDPVKCAPFKDTLGYGYRAWEADFIAPATSLLQAKPFVFIRGNHEDCQRAHEGFSKLLTPLGENSCPQFQETRYTSFGNMLMVNFDNATLSDQKLDPKSPEMAVWRAHYRKMVNTINSRPETEVWLMVHRPIWGLAPNWNGPAAVLPVNLNMQTLTKEMPLPKKVKFVFAGHIHNTQISTGNHPVHVVMGEGGTALDYYDAATRRLIPAGFTVLPSNHGYMVLDKDAQGKWIGTVKGYEGQTNFVCSLEDPKMPCDAPVKSEVKK, from the coding sequence ATGCGCTTGAGTAAATCTTCTGCTTTAGTCTTGTTGGTATTTCTTGCGGCTTGTGCACATAAGCCCTCTGACAAAGCGGAAAACCTGACCTACGTGGGCTTAGCTGATTCCAAAAATTCATTTGTAAGAACGGTTGCGCCGAAAGACGGTAAATGTCCAACGGTGCAGTTTGCAAAAGCTCCTGGCGAAGTTGACGTCTTGCCTATGCAGGAGGCGAAATTCGACTCAACAACCGTGTGTGAAGCGAATCTTCCTGAAGGAACAAAAACAGTTATCGTGGGTGAACGTCAGATTTCAATTCCTGAATCGCCAAAACGTATCATCATCTTTGGTGATACAGGTTGTCGACTGAAAGGAAACTATTTCCAGGATTGCAACAACCCGAACGAATGGCCCTTTGCTCGTATCGTGAAAGCGATCGACAAAGAAAATGCAGATCTGATCGTTCACGTGGGTGACTATCACTACCGTGAAACCTGCAATGATCCTGTAAAGTGTGCTCCCTTCAAGGATACTTTGGGTTACGGATATCGCGCATGGGAGGCTGATTTCATCGCTCCAGCGACATCTTTGTTGCAAGCAAAACCTTTTGTCTTTATTCGCGGAAATCACGAAGATTGTCAGCGTGCTCACGAAGGTTTCAGTAAACTGTTAACTCCGCTGGGTGAAAATTCCTGTCCTCAATTCCAAGAAACTCGTTACACAAGTTTCGGGAATATGTTGATGGTGAATTTTGATAACGCCACTTTGTCAGATCAGAAATTGGATCCGAAAAGTCCTGAGATGGCAGTATGGCGTGCGCACTATCGTAAGATGGTGAACACGATCAATTCTCGTCCTGAAACTGAAGTGTGGTTGATGGTGCATCGTCCGATCTGGGGCTTGGCTCCGAATTGGAATGGACCTGCAGCTGTTTTACCGGTGAATTTGAACATGCAAACTCTGACAAAAGAAATGCCTTTACCTAAAAAGGTGAAATTTGTTTTTGCGGGTCACATTCATAACACGCAGATTTCAACAGGAAATCATCCTGTTCATGTTGTCATGGGAGAGGGCGGAACAGCTCTTGATTATTACGATGCTGCGACTCGCAGGCTTATTCCTGCGGGCTTCACGGTGCTTCCTTCCAATCATGGATACATGGTTTTGGACAAAGATGCGCAAGGGAAATGGATCGGCACGGTCAAGGGATACGAAGGACAAACGAATTTCGTTTGTTCGCTAGAGGATCCTAAAATGCCGTGTGATGCTCCAGTAAAGAGCGAAGTGAAAAAATAG
- the acnA gene encoding aconitate hydratase AcnA yields the protein MLVQSKDSFKTKDKLKVGAKEYTIFNLKKISHPNLKRLPNSLRVLLENLLRHEDGVHVTKEDIDSLLSLNKESLSREISFFPARVLMQDFTGVPAVVDLAAMRDAMKSLGGDPTKINPLVPVDLVIDHSVMVDSFGTPSSFQENVNMEFQRNHERYVFLKWGQRAFQNFRVVPPGTGICHQVNLEYLGKTIWNAKGQHGEYAFPDTLVGTDSHTTMVNGLAALGWGVGGIEAEAVMLGQPLSMLIPEVIGFRLEGKLKEGTTATDLVLTVTQMLRKKGVVGKFVEFYGPGLEGLSLADRATIANMAPEYGATCGFFPIDEETMKYLRISGRDDETIALVEAYAKETGMWRTSDDEHFFFHDTLKLNMSEVVPSLAGPKRPQDRVLLDKAASDFSAQLTSGFSVAADKSSKDKFAADVEGQNYKLGHGDVVIAAITSCTNTSNPSVMMGAGLVAKKAAEKGLKVKPWVKTSLAPGSQVVTDYLENSGLQKYLDHLGFNLVGYGCTTCIGNSGPLPEHIAHAVEKGNLVVASVLSGNRNFEGRINPHVKANYLASPMLVVAYALAGTMQLDVMKDPIGEDTQGKPVFLKDIWPTNKEVYDIVNQTVETKMFKNRYGNVFAGTEDWQKIQTVPSQTYAWDESTYIKNPPYFAGMKKTPEKLSDVKGARVLAILGDSITTDHISPAGSFKKDSPAGKYLISKGVQPVDFNSYGSRRGNDEVMVRGTFANIRIKNEMLQGVEGGMTKYVPSGEQMSIFDAAVKYQADKTPLVVVAGKEYGTGSSRDWAAKGTTLLGIRVVIAESFERIHRSNLVGMGVLPLQFHPGMDRKTLQLDGSEVLDIVGIETMKPQQDITVRITRSNGKTEEVKVKSRVDTAVELEYLKNGGILHYVLRKLM from the coding sequence ATGTTGGTACAGTCAAAAGACAGCTTCAAAACTAAAGACAAACTTAAAGTCGGTGCGAAAGAATACACGATCTTCAATCTGAAAAAGATTTCGCACCCGAATCTAAAACGCCTGCCGAACTCGCTGCGAGTTCTTTTGGAAAATCTTCTGCGTCACGAAGACGGTGTGCATGTCACGAAAGAAGATATCGATTCACTTCTTAGCCTTAACAAAGAATCTTTGTCGCGAGAAATTTCATTTTTCCCGGCGCGTGTATTAATGCAAGACTTCACTGGTGTTCCTGCCGTGGTGGACTTGGCAGCGATGCGTGATGCGATGAAATCTTTGGGTGGTGATCCGACGAAAATCAATCCCCTGGTTCCAGTGGATCTGGTGATTGACCACTCAGTGATGGTCGATTCCTTTGGGACGCCTTCGAGCTTTCAAGAAAACGTGAACATGGAATTTCAGCGCAATCACGAACGCTATGTGTTCTTGAAGTGGGGTCAGCGTGCTTTCCAAAACTTCCGTGTGGTTCCTCCAGGGACAGGTATTTGCCATCAGGTGAATCTGGAATACTTGGGTAAGACGATCTGGAATGCAAAAGGCCAACATGGCGAATACGCTTTCCCCGATACGCTGGTGGGAACTGATTCCCATACGACGATGGTAAATGGTTTGGCAGCTCTGGGTTGGGGTGTTGGTGGTATCGAGGCCGAAGCCGTGATGCTGGGGCAGCCTTTAAGTATGTTGATTCCTGAAGTGATTGGTTTCCGTTTGGAAGGAAAACTAAAAGAGGGCACGACCGCAACGGACCTGGTTCTAACGGTCACTCAAATGCTTCGTAAAAAAGGCGTTGTCGGTAAGTTTGTTGAATTCTATGGCCCAGGCTTGGAAGGTCTGTCATTGGCAGACCGTGCGACGATCGCGAATATGGCGCCCGAATATGGTGCGACTTGTGGTTTCTTCCCCATCGACGAAGAGACGATGAAGTACTTGCGAATTTCGGGTCGTGACGATGAAACGATCGCTTTGGTGGAAGCTTATGCCAAAGAAACAGGAATGTGGCGTACAAGTGACGACGAGCATTTCTTCTTCCACGATACTTTGAAGTTAAATATGTCCGAAGTGGTGCCTTCGTTGGCGGGGCCTAAGCGTCCTCAAGATCGCGTGTTGCTGGATAAAGCGGCCAGTGATTTCAGTGCACAGCTGACTTCCGGTTTCAGTGTCGCAGCTGATAAATCCTCGAAAGACAAATTCGCGGCCGACGTTGAAGGCCAGAATTATAAATTAGGTCACGGGGACGTGGTTATTGCTGCAATCACCAGCTGTACGAATACTTCCAATCCATCTGTTATGATGGGGGCGGGCCTGGTTGCGAAGAAAGCTGCCGAAAAAGGCTTGAAAGTTAAACCTTGGGTGAAAACTTCTTTGGCTCCAGGTTCCCAAGTCGTGACTGACTATCTTGAGAATTCTGGATTGCAAAAGTATCTGGATCATTTGGGCTTTAACCTTGTTGGCTATGGTTGCACGACTTGTATCGGTAACTCAGGTCCACTTCCAGAACACATCGCGCATGCGGTGGAAAAAGGTAATCTGGTTGTGGCTTCGGTGCTTTCAGGGAATCGTAATTTCGAGGGTCGTATCAATCCTCATGTGAAAGCAAACTATCTGGCATCTCCGATGCTGGTCGTGGCGTATGCTTTGGCGGGAACGATGCAATTGGATGTTATGAAAGATCCAATTGGTGAAGACACTCAAGGGAAGCCGGTGTTCTTGAAAGATATCTGGCCAACCAATAAAGAAGTCTACGATATCGTCAATCAAACGGTTGAAACGAAAATGTTTAAAAACCGTTACGGCAATGTGTTCGCGGGAACTGAAGACTGGCAAAAAATCCAGACAGTGCCATCGCAAACATATGCGTGGGATGAAAGTACTTATATCAAAAACCCTCCGTACTTTGCCGGCATGAAGAAAACGCCAGAGAAATTATCTGACGTTAAGGGCGCAAGAGTTCTGGCGATCCTTGGGGATTCCATCACAACAGATCATATCTCTCCAGCAGGAAGCTTTAAAAAAGATTCTCCGGCCGGAAAGTATCTGATCAGCAAAGGTGTGCAACCGGTGGATTTCAATTCCTATGGTTCGCGTCGTGGAAATGATGAAGTGATGGTGCGCGGAACATTTGCCAACATCCGCATCAAAAATGAAATGCTTCAGGGTGTGGAAGGCGGAATGACCAAATACGTTCCGTCAGGCGAGCAGATGTCGATCTTTGATGCTGCCGTAAAATATCAAGCTGACAAAACTCCATTGGTGGTTGTGGCTGGTAAAGAGTACGGAACAGGATCTTCGCGTGACTGGGCAGCCAAAGGAACGACGCTTTTGGGTATTCGCGTGGTGATTGCTGAAAGTTTCGAACGTATCCACAGATCCAACTTGGTGGGCATGGGTGTCTTGCCTTTACAATTCCATCCGGGAATGGATCGAAAAACATTGCAACTGGATGGCTCTGAAGTTTTGGATATTGTGGGTATTGAAACCATGAAACCTCAACAGGATATTACGGTGCGAATCACTCGCTCAAACGGTAAAACTGAAGAGGTGAAAGTGAAGTCCCGTGTCGATACAGCTGTGGAATTGGAATACTTGAAAAACGGCGGTATCTTGCACTACGTTCTTAGAAAGCTAATGTAG